A region of Deltaproteobacteria bacterium DNA encodes the following proteins:
- a CDS encoding DUF2846 domain-containing protein, protein MARSVRPPSRGLHSEGDGMMFGRRASAAAVLAMLAGCASVEMAGPERDYAAKEFARPSKGKAALYVFRNGSNGGAVKMSLELDGAPLGETAAKTFHWLSITPGKHKLIGKADNESVIEFTAASGRNVFVRQDVGTGLLSAVNRLELVDEQTGRAGVAECEMAEAPLN, encoded by the coding sequence ATGGCACGCTCTGTCCGGCCGCCATCTCGCGGCCTCCACAGCGAAGGTGACGGAATGATGTTTGGTCGTCGAGCCTCGGCCGCAGCCGTTCTCGCCATGCTCGCTGGCTGCGCCAGCGTCGAGATGGCAGGTCCCGAGCGCGACTATGCGGCGAAGGAGTTCGCCAGGCCCTCGAAGGGCAAGGCCGCCCTCTACGTGTTCCGGAACGGGTCCAACGGCGGCGCGGTCAAGATGAGCCTCGAGCTTGATGGAGCACCTCTCGGAGAAACCGCCGCGAAGACATTCCACTGGCTGAGCATCACGCCTGGCAAGCACAAGCTGATCGGCAAGGCGGACAACGAGTCGGTGATCGAGTTCACCGCGGCATCCGGACGCAACGTATTCGTCAGGCAAGATGTCGGGACGGGCCTCTTGTCCGCCGTAAACCGCCTCGAGCTCGTGGACGAGCAGACCGGCCGCGCCGGAGTCGCGGAGTGCGAGATGGCGGAAGCGCCTCTGAACTGA